One genomic segment of Carassius auratus strain Wakin chromosome 29, ASM336829v1, whole genome shotgun sequence includes these proteins:
- the LOC113048093 gene encoding ras association domain-containing protein 8-like, with protein sequence MRGMELKVWVDGVQRIVCGVTEVTTCQEVVIALAQAIGRTGRYTLIEKWRETERHLAPHENPVVSLNKWGQYASDVQLVLQRTGPSLSERPTSDTSARAPERSLYRQSLPPMAKLRPTAHDRSLKRREPKRKSLTFTGGAKGLRDIFGKSREGETKQRTVNTIRSSTPAPTQELSSLVQLQKDKLCILEQKLQSCETELQQQLTDEEEEELVKLEQQVRRNEAEMKEHEFWENELKIEQDNERQLREQLQELRSRVQECEEQLGEYLARIQCMEAGLEAERLQQELMETRLADEMEVRSRLDKARAELDMQVQQAARLESSCRAVELSLGQSNIRLQEREQELEQLTKELRQVNLQQFIQQTGTKVTVLPADPGDEEANTESENQSGSLKRLGSARQLPADLRALQSPLNTTFNPEGIYV encoded by the exons ATGAGAGGCATGGAGCTGAAGGTATGGGTGGATGGAGTGCAGCGCATCGTCTGCGGGGTCACAGAAGTCACTACATGTCAAGAGGTTGTCATCGCTTTGGCCCAAGCAATAG GGCGGACTGGTCGCTACACACTGATTGAAAAATGGCGCGAGACAGAGAGGCACTTGGCGCCGCATGAGAATCCTGTAGTTTCTCTAAACAAGTGGGGCCAGTACGCTAGTGATGTGCAGTTGGTGCTTCAACGTACAGGCCCATCTCTGAGTGAGCGTCCCACATCGGACACCTCTGCAAGAGCCCCTGAGCGCAGCTTATACCGCCAAAGTCTCCCTCCCATGGCAAAGCTCCGCCCCACTGCCCACGACCGTTCTCTCAAACGTCGTGAACCAAAACGCAAGTCCCTCACTTTCACCGGTGGTGCCAAGGGGTTACGTGACATCTTTGGGAAGAGTCGTGAGGGTGAGACCAAGCAGAGAACAGTTAACACAATACGAAGCAGCACTCCAGCCCCTACACAGGAGCTGTCCAGCCTGGTGCAGTTGCAGAAGGACAAGTTGTGCATCCTAGAGCAGAAACTGCAATCCTGCGAGACTGAGTTACAGCAGCAACTgacagatgaagaagaagaggaactGGTCAAACTAGAGCAGCAGGTCCGAAGGAATGAAGCGGAGATGAAGGAGCATGAATTCTGGGAGAATGAGCTGAAGATTGAGCAGGACAATGAAAGGCAACTTCGTGAGCAGCTGCAGGAACTGCGTAGCCGTGTACAGGAGTGCGAGGAGCAACTAGGAGAGTACCTGGCACGTATTCAGTGCATGGAAGCAGGCCTGGAGGCAGAGCGCTTGCAACAAGAGCTGATGGAGACACGATTAGCGGATGAAATGGAGGTCCGGTCGCGACTGGATAAGGCTCGTGCCGAGCTGGACATGCAAGTGCAGCAGGCTGCAAGACTGGAGAGCAGCTGCAGAGCTGTGGAGCTCTCACTTGGCCAGTCAAACATTAGACTACAG GAGAGAGAACAGGAACTGGAACAGTTAACTAAGGAGCTGAGGCAGGTCAACCTTCAACAGTTTATCCAACAGACTGGCACCAAAGTAACAGTTCTACCAGCCGACCCTGGTGATGAGGAAGCTAACACGG AGTCAGAAAATCAGTCAGGATCTCTGAAGCGGCTTGGATCAGCTCGACAACTTCCCGCTGACCTACGAGCACTTCAGAGCCCGCTGAACACGACCTTTAACCCAGAAGGCATCTATGTCTGA
- the LOC113048096 gene encoding N-acyl-phosphatidylethanolamine-hydrolyzing phospholipase D-like has translation MTFRHNNGHLLVDRIRGEFGPYRVWEICHDGHLLMDRIMKSQHVDPEEAVQIHMDIQANEEGVFYLKNSNQVGIGDL, from the exons ATGACATTTCGCCATAATAATGGACATCTGCTCGTGGACAG AATAAGGGGTGAGTTTGGACCATACAGAGTTTGGGAAATTTGTCATGATGGACATCTGCTCATGGACAG AATCATGAAGTCTCAGCATGTGGACCCTGAAGAGGCTGTTCAGATTCACATGGACATTCAG GCCAATGAGGAGGGCGTGTTTTACCTCAAGAATAGTAATCAAGTCGGAATAGGCGATTTGTAA